The Hevea brasiliensis isolate MT/VB/25A 57/8 chromosome 1, ASM3005281v1, whole genome shotgun sequence DNA segment TACAATTATATAAGTTCAGGAATAATTATTGAGATTTATCCTCAGTGAGACAGTGATTGAAAGTTTGTTGAATAAAAAGAAAACTCATTTCAACATGAATGTCATAGAGCCTATATATGAAACTGCATTTTGTAGGGAATTGCACTTCTAAATGAAAACAATTCACAGAACCAGTAAACAAAGTTCAATATGTATTGAGGTACAATTTACTATGAGATTCAACTCGTGTACATCATTCTTTGAGGCATTGATGAAGCTTCTCCATGAACTGCTTCGATTTAATGAAAGCAAAATTGAGAACAAATAAATTAAGCACAATGAGTTCCTCAAAGACCAAATTCAACACCCAAGAGCTGGAAGTCTTGAGAACCATTGTAATTACTAAGACCTACCTCATCTGTTTCTAAATGGATATATGTGGAATCAATGAATACACTACATTTCACCGGGTTCTCATCACCAAATAaaagaaaacagttcttgtagAAACCATCCTTTGGTGGAAGATTCAATAAACAAGACTTTGGAATTGAGGCCTTCCATCTACCACTAGTGTTCATAAATCCTCTCTGTTCTTTTAGCATTAACATGAGACGATGTCTACGACCTAGAAGTTCCGACACATATTTCATATCACCTAGAGCTAAAGCATGGCGAACACGGGTGGATGAGACTTGTCCTCTATCCTTTAGATCATTCGAGTCAGTGTTTCCAGGATCTTTATTCTTGTCCATAACAGAATTTATAATGTAAGCCCGCATACCATACTCTTCACACAGCCTCAAAAGCTCGGATGCATCACCAGCAGCTTTATATCCAAACCGGTAGTTTTCCCCTGACAAAATAATCCATTGTGACTTTATTGAAAAATTACAGGCAATCAATTACATAAAAAAAGGGAAAATAtgattggcaatggaaacatacCCGCCACCACTCCACATACTCTGAGCTCCTTAGATAACTTCTCAACAAACTGTCGTGGGTTGAGATGTCGAACACTTGAAAAATCAATATCGAACTCTGATGGGGCAACATTATCACAGTATGGGGCCCAAGAGGTAAGAACCCTACTCCGATCACATTTAGCGACCACTGGAGCCCTGTTCAGACAGGTCCAAATGTCATAAGAAATGTTATTCTAGCTGTTCATGATCAGACAGGTTCACATGCAATGCAAGTCCAACCAACACAAACAAGGGCTGTTGTTTTCAATATTATcacagaagaagaaaaggaaactgCTGCCGAGACAGCAACTAAATCCACCAAGTCATATGCACTCTAAACCCTGCGAGTGTGCCAATGCAAAATAGAAAGGATTGTCCAGAAAAAAGAAGTTTCCACATATAAAATGGACAgctgtggaaaaataaaaaaaagaataaaatacaTTATCCATACCTAGGCTCCCATCCAAGTACTTCTGCTATTCCTACAAAAGATAAAAGATATGGAGTTCCAACTTTTGATGCTTGAATAGCAAGTTCTCGATGACCAATGTGAAGAGCATCAAACTTTCCAAGTGCTACTATTCCTCCTGCAAGAACAGCGACCAAACAATCATTATTAAGAATTCTAGGAGCCCTAGAAAgataaaaagaaagagaaagaaatatTCAACACTAAATTCCAATAGAGAAGCTCTTAAATCTTAATCCAAACAAGCATTCCATCCAGTTAAAAACGATACCACAACAAAAATATCCAAGAAGAGATTGTATgccaaaaaagaaaagagaacaaCGAGGAAAAATAAGATCAAAAGACTTAATCTTTTATGGCAATATTGTAATCAATGTCACAAGAGTGTGCGTAGCAAGTAGAAAAATTAAGCTGTGAGATATAACAAAAAGGTAAACAGAATAAAAAAAGAAACCTGCCATAGGAGACAACCCTTCAGATGGGAGTTGATGATCATCTTCTTCTAGGCTTTGCACAAAGAAAATTCATCAGCTAATTGACCATCCATGAGATGTATTAGAGACACAGTTAAAACCACAAACACAAATAGGAACCTACCAATTATTTGATTAAACAGGCACCTAACTATAAAAGAGCAATAAATTTCCATGCTTTTCAAAAAACCGCAGGACAGAATAGAAGTAGAACCTGAAACGATCAGGAATAATGGGGATTTCACCAGAGGATTTGGATTGGAGGCTGGAAGAAGACACCATTCCCTGCTGCAATCGATGACGAAAATGACGATTATTACAATTGTCGGCGATAATAGTAACGGAGGAAGGTGTGAAGATGAAAGAAGAGAGCTGGACGATTCTGGTActgcaaaaccctaacttggGGTGGTGGTGGAGGCAGTTAAACTCTCGCA contains these protein-coding regions:
- the LOC110661216 gene encoding FAD synthetase 1, chloroplastic isoform X2, which produces MAGGIVALGKFDALHIGHRELAIQASKVGTPYLLSFVGIAEVLGWEPRAPVVAKCDRSRVLTSWAPYCDNVAPSEFDIDFSSVRHLNPRQFVEKLSKELRVCGVVAGENYRFGYKAAGDASELLRLCEEYGMRAYIINSVMDKNKDPGNTDSNDLKDRGQVSSTRVRHALALGDMKYVSELLGRRHRLMLMLKEQRGFMNTSGRWKASIPKSCLLNLPPKDGFYKNCFLLFGDENPVKCSVFIDSTYIHLETDEVGLSNYNGSQDFQLLGVEFGL
- the LOC110661216 gene encoding FAD synthetase 2, chloroplastic isoform X1 codes for the protein MFGGGGSRISNHLREFNCLHHHPKLGFCSTRIVQLSSFIFTPSSVTIIADNCNNRHFRHRLQQGMVSSSSLQSKSSGEIPIIPDRFSLEEDDHQLPSEGLSPMAGGIVALGKFDALHIGHRELAIQASKVGTPYLLSFVGIAEVLGWEPRAPVVAKCDRSRVLTSWAPYCDNVAPSEFDIDFSSVRHLNPRQFVEKLSKELRVCGVVAGENYRFGYKAAGDASELLRLCEEYGMRAYIINSVMDKNKDPGNTDSNDLKDRGQVSSTRVRHALALGDMKYVSELLGRRHRLMLMLKEQRGFMNTSGRWKASIPKSCLLNLPPKDGFYKNCFLLFGDENPVKCSVFIDSTYIHLETDEVGLSNYNGSQDFQLLGVEFGL